A window of the Raphanus sativus cultivar WK10039 unplaced genomic scaffold, ASM80110v3 Scaffold3705, whole genome shotgun sequence genome harbors these coding sequences:
- the LOC130506830 gene encoding pantothenate kinase 2-like, translated as MEKFVRRGTEITAPVPMTPSKTTGLGGFDVPSSRGSPLRSDASALNVGVLHLVPTLEVFPLLADPKTYEPNTIDLSDQGEREYWLKVLSEHLPDLVDTAVASEGGTEDAKRRGDAFSRAFSAHLARLMEEPAAYGKLGLANLLELREECLREFQFVDAYSSIKQRENEASLAVLPDLLEELDSMNEEARLLTLIEGVLAANIFDWGSRACVDLYRKGTIIEIYRMSRNKMQRPWRVDDFDAFKERMLGSGGGKQPHRHKRALLFVDNSGADVILGMLPLAREFLRRGTEVVLVANSLPALNDVTAMELPDIVAGAAKHCDILRRAAEMGGLLVDAMVNPGDGSKKDSTSAPLMVVENGCGSPCIDLRQVSSELAAAAKDADLVILEGMGRALHTNFNAQFKCESLKLAMVKNQRLADKLIKGNIYDCVCRYEPPSLSEM; from the exons ATGGAGAAGTTTGTGCGTAGAGGAACTGAAATAACTGCGCCTGTACCGATGACTCCATCGAAAACAACTGGTCTTGGAGGGTTTGATGTTCCTTCATCAAGAGGTAGTCCTCTAAGATCTGACGCCAGTGCTTTAAATGTTGGCGTTCTCCATCTTGTTCCCACGCTAGAGGTGTTCCCTTTGCTGGCTGACCCCAAAAC GTATGAGCCTAACACGATTGACTTATCAGACCAAGGCGAAAGAGA GTACTGGCTCAAAGTGTTGTCTGAGCATTTGCCAGACCTCGTTGATACG GCTGTGGCTAGTGAAGGAGGAACTGAAGATGCGAAAAGGCGTGGTGATGCTTTTTCTCGTGCTTTTTCTGCTCATTTGGCAAG ATTGATGGAAGAGCCAGCTGCATATGGAAAGCTGGGGCTAGCAAATCTCCTGGAACTTAGGGAAGAATGCTTAAGGGAATTCCAGTTTGTTGATGCCTATAGTAGCATCAAGCAAAG GGAGAACGAGGCATCACTTGCCGTTCTACCTGATTTACTAGAGGAGCTTGATTCAATGAACGAG GAGGCGAGGTTGCTAACACTAATAGAAGGTGTTCTTGCTGCAAACATATTCGACTGGGGATCTCGAGCATGTGTGGATCTATACCGCAAAGGAACCATTATTGAAATATACAGAATGAGTCGTAACAAGATGCAGAGACCTTGGAGG GTAGATGATTTTGATGCTTTCAAAGAAAGGATGCTTGGATCTGGAGGAGGTAAGCAGCCTCATCGACATAAAAGAGCGTTACTCTTTGTTGATAACTCAGGAGCAGATGTCATTCTTGGGATGCTTCCACTTGCCAGAGAGTTTCTTCGCCGTGGGACTGAA GTTGTTCTAGTGGCAAACTCTCTTCCTGCTCTTAACGATGTGACTGCTATGGAACTTCCTGATATAGTTGCTGGAGCTGCTAAG CACTGTGACATCCTGAGGAGAGCGGCAGAAATGGGAGGCTTACTTGTGGATGCGATGGTAAATCCAGGAGATGGGTCAAAGAAGGATTCAACTTCAGCACCATTGATGGTTGTTGAAAATGGATGTGGAAGTCCTTGCATTGACCTCAGACAAGTCAGCTCCGAGCTTGCAGCTGCTGCCAAAGACGCTGATCTT GTTATCTTGGAAGGTATGGGAAGAGCTCTTCACACAAACTTCAACGCTCAATTCAAATGCGAGTCTCTCAAG CTAGCAATGGTTAAGAATCAGAGATTGGCTGACAAGCTGATAAAGGGAAACATATATGACTGTGTCTGCAGATACGAGCCTCCCTCTCTTTCTGAAATGTAA